The proteins below are encoded in one region of Tsuneonella sp. CC-YZS046:
- a CDS encoding SDR family oxidoreductase, which translates to MGGKSIFISGGGSGIGRAIARLFADRGWFVGIGDINEAGIEETGALLPADRWFGCRLDVTDRDNWDTALESFSSAAGGRIDTVANNAGIAFGGPLIQNSRREIDALIDVNIRGVIYGAQAAFGHLRKTAPGSCLLNTASAAGIYGTANMSVYSATKFAVRGLTEALDVEWAGQGIKVHSLMPSFIDTPLLAKQANARSSGTMRDKVRATGLEFTPVEEVAQAAWEAVHGERLHTLVGKTARKLAFAARWTPGMLRNKMRGRKSRK; encoded by the coding sequence ATGGGCGGCAAGAGCATATTCATAAGCGGCGGCGGCTCCGGGATCGGGCGTGCCATCGCAAGGCTGTTCGCGGATCGCGGCTGGTTCGTGGGCATAGGGGACATCAACGAGGCGGGAATCGAGGAAACCGGCGCGCTGCTTCCCGCCGATCGGTGGTTCGGGTGCCGGCTCGACGTGACCGACCGTGACAACTGGGACACCGCGCTGGAGAGCTTTTCCTCTGCCGCCGGCGGACGGATCGACACCGTTGCGAACAATGCCGGAATCGCCTTCGGCGGCCCGCTGATCCAGAACAGCAGGCGTGAAATCGACGCGCTGATCGATGTGAACATTCGCGGCGTGATCTATGGCGCGCAGGCCGCCTTCGGCCATTTGCGGAAGACCGCGCCGGGCAGTTGCCTGCTCAATACCGCCAGCGCGGCGGGAATTTACGGCACGGCGAACATGTCGGTCTATTCGGCCACGAAATTCGCGGTTCGCGGCTTGACCGAAGCGCTGGACGTGGAATGGGCGGGCCAGGGAATCAAGGTCCATTCCCTGATGCCGAGCTTCATCGATACCCCGCTGCTGGCCAAGCAGGCCAATGCGCGCAGCAGCGGCACCATGCGCGACAAGGTGCGGGCGACAGGGCTGGAATTCACCCCGGTCGAGGAAGTCGCCCAAGCCGCCTGGGAAGCGGTCCATGGCGAAAGGCTGCACACGCTCGTCGGCAAGACCGCCCGCAAGCTGGCCTTCGCCGCCCGCTGGACGCCCGGCATGCTCCGCAACAAGATGCGCGGCAGGAAATCCCGCAAATAG
- a CDS encoding DNA-3-methyladenine glycosylase 2 family protein has protein sequence MGLDRDRLRAGLDRAASREPAFARAISLAGYPEPRISERGYRTLLRTIVGQQVSTASARSVWAKLQALLGDDIPPQALLDRSFDELRGCGLSRQKQGYVRSLCELVARGELDLDQLPEEDEAAIAALTQVKGIGRWSAEIYLLFAEGRGDIWPGGDLGVQAGLQRILGLEERPDEKAARAMAEGWRPDRSAIAIFTWHCYDNPTL, from the coding sequence ATGGGATTGGATCGGGACAGGTTGAGAGCGGGGCTGGACCGGGCGGCAAGCCGCGAGCCGGCCTTCGCCCGCGCGATTTCGCTGGCCGGCTATCCAGAACCGCGCATCAGCGAACGCGGATACCGGACCTTGCTCCGCACCATCGTCGGCCAGCAGGTCAGCACCGCCTCGGCGCGCTCCGTCTGGGCCAAGCTGCAGGCCTTGCTGGGCGACGACATCCCGCCGCAAGCCTTGCTCGACCGCAGTTTCGACGAGCTTCGCGGCTGCGGCCTCTCCCGGCAGAAACAGGGCTATGTCCGCTCCCTCTGCGAACTGGTCGCAAGGGGCGAACTCGATCTCGACCAGCTGCCCGAGGAGGATGAAGCCGCCATCGCCGCCCTAACCCAAGTCAAGGGCATCGGGCGCTGGTCGGCGGAGATATATCTCCTGTTCGCGGAAGGGCGCGGCGACATATGGCCCGGCGGCGACCTCGGCGTGCAGGCGGGGTTGCAGCGCATCCTCGGCCTGGAGGAACGGCCGGACGAGAAGGCAGCGAGAGCCATGGCCGAAGGCTGGCGGCCGGACCGGAGCGCAATCGCGATCTTCACCTGGCATTGCTACGACAATCCGACATTGTGA
- a CDS encoding UDP-N-acetylmuramoyl-tripeptide--D-alanyl-D-alanine ligase — MNAHPAMFEWPADARDLLPLALWDAAGVAAATGGVASCDFECSGVEIDSRDVREGDLFFALKGESTDGHRFLDAAFANGAVAAVVDRPIDRPHVLVEDTMQALEALGAAARNRADAVVIGVTGSVGKTGVKEALFAALDRSSRGYAHRSVKSYNNHVGVPLSLARMPARTIYGIFEMGMNHAGEIAALTRQVRPNVAVITTIAPAHIEMLGSEEAIADAKAEIFEGLEAGGTAIIPADSPHFGRLRDAALKSGAKVISFGRAANADVRLLDMVVASSGGSLVTADLGDRRVCYTVSAAGDHWVLNSLAVMAAVRAAGGDLGAAGLALAEMGGLAGRGERLDIPTPDGGHALLIDESYNANPASMRATLAQLGQTPAKRRIAVLGAMKELGDFSPAFHAALAEPIAAAELDHMILVGDEMEALAGELGKAEGGTLGNGLTFAHCGNCDEAIAALSAYGLKDGDAVLVKGSNSVGLARLVARLSAEES; from the coding sequence ATGAATGCCCATCCGGCTATGTTTGAGTGGCCTGCCGATGCCCGCGATCTGCTGCCCCTTGCCCTGTGGGATGCGGCAGGCGTCGCCGCCGCCACCGGCGGCGTGGCGAGCTGCGATTTCGAATGTTCCGGGGTCGAGATAGATTCCCGCGATGTCAGGGAAGGCGATCTGTTCTTCGCCTTGAAAGGGGAAAGCACCGACGGCCACCGCTTCCTCGATGCGGCCTTTGCCAATGGCGCGGTGGCGGCGGTGGTGGACCGTCCGATCGACCGCCCGCATGTGCTGGTCGAGGATACGATGCAGGCGCTCGAGGCGTTGGGCGCGGCGGCGCGGAATCGCGCGGACGCGGTGGTGATCGGCGTGACCGGGTCGGTCGGCAAGACCGGGGTCAAGGAGGCTCTGTTCGCCGCGCTGGACCGGTCCAGCCGGGGATATGCCCATCGCTCGGTCAAGAGCTACAACAATCACGTCGGGGTTCCGCTCAGCCTCGCGCGGATGCCGGCGCGGACCATCTACGGCATCTTCGAAATGGGCATGAACCATGCCGGGGAAATCGCGGCCCTCACCCGGCAGGTGCGGCCGAATGTGGCCGTTATCACCACCATTGCTCCGGCCCATATCGAGATGCTGGGCAGCGAGGAAGCGATCGCCGACGCGAAGGCGGAGATTTTCGAGGGGCTGGAAGCTGGCGGCACGGCCATCATCCCGGCGGACAGCCCGCATTTTGGGCGCCTGCGCGACGCCGCGCTGAAGTCCGGGGCCAAGGTGATCTCGTTTGGGCGGGCCGCGAACGCCGATGTCCGGTTGCTGGACATGGTGGTGGCCAGTTCGGGCGGCTCGCTGGTCACGGCCGATCTCGGTGACCGCAGGGTGTGCTACACCGTTTCGGCGGCGGGCGATCACTGGGTCCTGAACTCTCTGGCGGTCATGGCGGCGGTTCGGGCAGCCGGCGGCGATCTCGGCGCGGCGGGCCTCGCGCTTGCGGAAATGGGCGGGCTGGCCGGACGGGGGGAGCGGCTGGACATTCCGACCCCGGACGGTGGCCACGCGCTTCTGATCGATGAAAGCTACAATGCGAACCCTGCCTCCATGCGGGCGACGCTGGCGCAACTTGGCCAGACGCCGGCGAAGAGGCGGATTGCGGTATTGGGCGCGATGAAGGAACTGGGCGACTTTTCGCCTGCCTTTCACGCGGCTCTGGCCGAGCCGATTGCCGCAGCCGAACTCGATCATATGATTCTGGTCGGTGACGAGATGGAGGCGCTTGCCGGTGAACTGGGGAAAGCCGAAGGCGGAACGCTTGGCAATGGCCTCACCTTTGCCCATTGCGGCAATTGCGATGAAGCGATTGCCGCGCTTTCGGCCTACGGCCTG
- a CDS encoding Gldg family protein, which produces MRRRLRPGPRSILLVAVCLAIAAAAVAGLLQAQAHRERPALGLFTTLPIYWGEAAQLSDLLAEDREPHWVRRVLEEDYAVRPLDVLDAGKAGDSLTGLRFLLMAQPRALSPVENVVLDAWVRGGGRLLLFADPMLTEESSFAIGDKRRPHDVVLLSPILAHWGLDLQFDEEQEAGIRTASVFGTELPVDLHGRLALRPPTGAAGSCRIATGGLAANCAIGRGRALILADAALLDAGASDPETRQAALSALVEAAFAGN; this is translated from the coding sequence GTGCGCCGACGCTTGCGCCCCGGCCCTAGATCGATCCTGCTGGTTGCGGTCTGCCTCGCCATCGCGGCGGCGGCGGTGGCGGGTCTGTTGCAGGCACAGGCCCATCGAGAAAGGCCGGCGCTGGGGCTTTTTACGACACTGCCGATCTATTGGGGAGAAGCGGCGCAGCTTTCGGATCTGCTTGCGGAAGACCGGGAGCCACATTGGGTTCGCCGCGTCCTGGAAGAGGATTATGCGGTGCGGCCGCTGGATGTTCTGGATGCGGGCAAGGCCGGGGATAGCCTGACCGGCCTGCGCTTCCTGCTGATGGCGCAGCCCCGTGCCCTGTCTCCGGTCGAGAACGTGGTTCTGGATGCGTGGGTTCGCGGTGGGGGACGGCTGCTGCTGTTCGCGGACCCCATGCTGACCGAGGAATCCTCCTTCGCCATCGGCGACAAGCGGCGCCCCCATGATGTGGTGCTGCTCTCCCCTATTCTGGCGCATTGGGGCCTCGATCTGCAGTTCGACGAAGAGCAGGAGGCGGGAATAAGGACCGCGTCGGTATTCGGAACCGAACTTCCTGTCGATCTGCATGGACGGCTCGCGCTGCGTCCGCCCACCGGCGCGGCCGGGTCGTGCCGGATAGCGACTGGAGGATTGGCCGCCAACTGCGCAATCGGGCGTGGGCGAGCGCTGATCCTTGCCGATGCGGCATTGCTGGATGCCGGCGCATCCGATCCTGAGACGCGGCAGGCCGCGCTGTCCGCCTTGGTCGAAGCGGCTTTCGCCGGCAACTGA
- a CDS encoding division/cell wall cluster transcriptional repressor MraZ produces the protein MSARSFSYSGQGFSQRGEKSRFVLPPAFRKAVRESSESRILCLAKHERWNCLTGFGLSRREELEAQIDREEEQAIRRGQDFDRDLRAMQLFGFVEVPFDDSGRFVMPDHLAELGRLDGGVYFQGAGSFFTLWNPAELYLMGAGWEGAQAACRMLEGDAGTKGRRS, from the coding sequence GTGTCGGCGCGGTCATTCAGCTACAGCGGCCAGGGCTTCTCGCAACGTGGCGAGAAGAGCCGCTTCGTGCTGCCTCCCGCATTCCGCAAGGCTGTCAGGGAATCCAGCGAATCCCGCATTCTCTGCCTCGCCAAGCATGAGCGCTGGAATTGCCTTACCGGCTTCGGCCTTTCCCGCCGGGAGGAACTGGAAGCGCAGATCGATCGGGAAGAGGAGCAGGCGATCCGTCGTGGGCAGGATTTCGATCGCGACCTGCGCGCAATGCAGCTCTTCGGATTTGTCGAAGTGCCTTTCGATGACAGCGGCCGTTTCGTGATGCCCGATCATCTCGCCGAATTGGGCCGGTTGGACGGCGGCGTGTATTTTCAGGGGGCCGGGAGCTTCTTCACTCTCTGGAATCCGGCCGAACTCTATCTGATGGGCGCGGGCTGGGAAGGCGCGCAAGCCGCCTGTCGCATGCTGGAAGGCGATGCTGGCACGAAAGGGCGCAGGTCATGA
- a CDS encoding penicillin-binding protein 2 translates to MTAISVSTAINSGRVQLVDIRQRLLLTAHLRILWILGLFTLVTIAALARVVQLGLFENALQYHSLRETLLPPRGEIADRNGVPLARAFPAYALWYNPQAFDDGGSPLIKPPRQVARELAAIFPDMDEAQTAVRLASGKPGYLRRRILPDDANRVQRIGELALEIPREGDRFYPQGSMAAHILGYVGADGHGRVGMEQVLDKQLLDPAQRGKPAQLSIDLRVQGALEDELRRGMLATNAVGAAGIVLDVDTGEVMALASLPEFDPNKIDARGEKLMFNRVTNQVYELGSTFKPLTVAAAIDAGVVTDLAKRYPANRPLEIGGFKIRDSHPIGASINVPETLIHSSNVVTAQIADALGGKALKRTMADLGMNERPYIELPARGFPIWPKGDWPRLRTMTVSYGHGIAVTPLHLASAYAAMVNGGIWRPATLHKLAPGEVPKGRRVFKASTSARMNQLLRMIVAYGTGRKADAPGFRIGGKTGSAEKPGAGGYRRSSLISTFAAAFPMDRPRYVVIAMLDEPKGTAASSFQRTAAWNAAPIVGAVVPRIGPLLGVMPDDNRDIDLTDLKPLVGKGGGE, encoded by the coding sequence ATGACAGCGATCAGCGTGAGCACGGCGATCAATTCCGGCCGTGTCCAGCTGGTCGACATCCGTCAGCGCCTGCTGCTGACGGCCCATTTGCGCATCCTGTGGATATTGGGCCTGTTCACGCTGGTGACGATCGCGGCGCTCGCTCGCGTGGTCCAGCTTGGCCTGTTCGAGAACGCGCTGCAATATCATTCCCTGCGCGAAACGCTGCTTCCGCCACGCGGCGAAATCGCCGATCGCAATGGAGTGCCGCTGGCCCGTGCCTTTCCCGCCTATGCGCTATGGTATAATCCGCAGGCCTTCGACGATGGCGGATCGCCCTTGATCAAGCCTCCGCGCCAGGTGGCGCGGGAACTGGCCGCGATCTTTCCCGACATGGATGAAGCGCAAACCGCGGTCCGGCTGGCCAGCGGGAAGCCCGGATATCTGCGCCGGCGTATCCTGCCGGACGATGCGAACCGGGTGCAGCGGATCGGCGAGCTGGCGCTCGAAATCCCGCGGGAAGGCGATCGCTTTTATCCGCAAGGTTCGATGGCGGCTCATATTCTCGGCTATGTCGGCGCCGATGGCCATGGGCGGGTGGGAATGGAGCAGGTGCTGGACAAGCAACTGCTCGATCCTGCCCAGCGCGGCAAACCGGCGCAGCTTTCCATCGATCTGAGAGTGCAGGGCGCGCTGGAGGACGAATTGCGCCGGGGCATGCTGGCCACCAATGCGGTCGGCGCGGCCGGCATCGTGCTGGATGTCGATACGGGTGAAGTGATGGCGCTCGCCTCGCTGCCCGAGTTCGATCCGAACAAGATCGACGCGCGCGGCGAAAAGCTGATGTTCAACCGTGTCACCAACCAGGTCTACGAACTCGGTTCCACCTTCAAGCCGCTGACGGTGGCGGCCGCGATCGACGCGGGCGTGGTCACCGATCTCGCCAAGCGCTACCCGGCCAACCGTCCGCTGGAGATCGGCGGATTCAAGATCCGCGACAGCCACCCCATTGGCGCGTCGATCAACGTGCCGGAGACGCTGATCCATTCTTCCAACGTCGTCACCGCGCAGATCGCCGACGCCCTGGGGGGCAAGGCGCTCAAGCGCACCATGGCGGATCTGGGCATGAACGAACGGCCCTATATCGAGCTTCCGGCACGGGGCTTCCCGATCTGGCCGAAGGGCGACTGGCCGCGCCTGCGCACCATGACCGTCAGCTACGGCCACGGCATCGCGGTCACTCCACTTCATCTCGCCTCGGCCTATGCGGCCATGGTCAACGGCGGGATCTGGCGCCCGGCGACCTTGCACAAACTGGCTCCGGGTGAAGTGCCCAAGGGGCGGCGGGTGTTCAAGGCGTCGACCAGCGCGCGCATGAACCAGCTCCTGCGCATGATCGTGGCCTATGGCACGGGCCGCAAGGCGGATGCGCCCGGCTTTCGCATCGGCGGCAAGACGGGCAGCGCCGAAAAGCCGGGGGCGGGCGGATACCGCCGCAGCAGCCTGATTTCCACCTTCGCCGCGGCTTTCCCGATGGACCGCCCGCGCTATGTCGTCATCGCCATGCTGGATGAACCGAAAGGAACGGCAGCCAGCTCATTCCAGCGCACGGCCGCATGGAACGCGGCGCCGATCGTCGGTGCGGTCGTGCCCCGGATCGGCCCGCTGCTGGGCGTCATGCCGGACGACAACCGCGACATCGATCTCACCGACCTCAAGCCGCTGGTCGGCAAGGGCGGCGGCGAATGA
- a CDS encoding UDP-N-acetylmuramoyl-L-alanyl-D-glutamate--2,6-diaminopimelate ligase, translating into MMLGALAEKAGLAVGSHREDRVTGFAIDHRKVAPGTVFGAFRGANVNGEDFIPAAVAAGAICVVARPEAHVEGAAHIADAEPRRAFARIAARFFAPFPKTVIAVTGTNGKTSTVEMTRQLWWMAGNSAASIGTLGVTTPDGSVSTGLTTPDIVTFLSNMSGLAREGVSHVAFEASSHGLAQFRSEGPEVSAAAFTNLSRDHLDYHGTMEAYFTAKMRLFDEVVARGGTAVVWMDDPLAATVCERARGGGLRVLTVGEQASDGPDGVRLLARIPTQLGQKIEIAHNGRHYHVTLPLIGAYQAANALVAAGLVLATGGEPAATFDALARLQPVRGRLERAAIARSGAPIYVDYAHTPDALEAAIAALSPHVNGRLITVVGAGGDRDQGKRAPMGEAAAAGSGLVIVTDDNPRGEDPAGIRAMVMQGVARAGGEALELADRREAIAAAIDAARAGDIVLIAGKGHEEGQVFGRGPDTKVVPFNDVNVARECAGISAGEIG; encoded by the coding sequence ATGATGCTGGGGGCACTCGCCGAAAAGGCTGGGCTGGCCGTCGGGTCCCATCGCGAGGATAGGGTGACCGGCTTTGCGATCGATCATCGCAAGGTCGCGCCGGGCACGGTGTTCGGCGCGTTCCGTGGCGCCAATGTCAATGGCGAGGATTTCATCCCGGCTGCCGTCGCGGCTGGCGCGATCTGTGTCGTGGCAAGGCCCGAGGCGCATGTCGAAGGCGCCGCGCATATTGCCGATGCCGAGCCGCGCCGCGCTTTTGCGCGGATCGCCGCCCGGTTCTTCGCTCCATTTCCCAAAACGGTGATCGCGGTGACCGGCACCAACGGCAAGACCTCCACCGTGGAGATGACCCGCCAGCTTTGGTGGATGGCGGGCAACAGCGCGGCTTCGATCGGCACTCTCGGCGTGACCACGCCCGATGGTTCGGTTTCGACCGGGCTGACCACCCCGGATATCGTGACCTTCCTTTCGAACATGAGTGGCCTTGCGCGCGAAGGCGTGAGCCATGTCGCTTTCGAGGCGTCGAGCCATGGCCTCGCCCAGTTCCGCAGCGAGGGGCCCGAAGTGTCCGCCGCCGCCTTCACCAATCTGAGCCGGGACCATCTCGATTATCATGGAACGATGGAGGCCTATTTCACCGCCAAGATGCGGCTGTTCGACGAGGTGGTGGCCAGGGGTGGGACGGCGGTCGTGTGGATGGACGATCCCTTGGCGGCAACGGTTTGTGAGCGGGCGCGCGGCGGGGGGCTGCGCGTGCTCACTGTGGGCGAGCAGGCGTCGGACGGCCCGGACGGGGTCCGCCTGCTCGCCCGCATCCCCACGCAGCTCGGGCAGAAAATAGAGATCGCGCATAATGGCCGGCATTATCATGTCACGCTGCCTCTGATCGGCGCCTATCAGGCGGCCAATGCCCTGGTGGCGGCCGGTCTGGTTCTCGCGACCGGCGGAGAGCCTGCCGCGACCTTCGACGCGCTGGCGCGGCTGCAGCCGGTGCGGGGCCGGCTGGAGCGGGCGGCGATTGCGCGCAGCGGCGCCCCGATCTATGTGGATTACGCCCATACGCCCGATGCGCTGGAAGCGGCCATTGCGGCGCTTTCGCCGCATGTGAACGGCCGCCTGATCACCGTGGTGGGAGCAGGCGGTGACCGTGACCAGGGAAAACGGGCTCCGATGGGCGAGGCGGCCGCCGCGGGGTCGGGCCTCGTGATCGTCACGGATGACAATCCGCGCGGGGAAGATCCGGCCGGCATTCGCGCCATGGTCATGCAAGGCGTGGCGCGTGCGGGCGGCGAAGCCCTCGAGCTTGCCGATCGGCGAGAGGCGATTGCCGCCGCGATCGATGCCGCGAGGGCGGGCGACATCGTGCTGATAGCAGGCAAGGGGCACGAGGAAGGCCAGGTCTTCGGCCGTGGACCCGATACGAAGGTCGTGCCCTTCAACGATGTGAATGTTGCGAGGGAATGCGCCGGCATTTCCGCAGGAGAAATTGGATGA
- a CDS encoding 2Fe-2S iron-sulfur cluster-binding protein — protein sequence MAKLIVVNREGEEKTIDVDGGISVMEAIRDNGYDELLALCGGCCSCATCHVYVDPSFADKLPSMSGDEDDLLDSSDHRNETSRLSCQIHMSADLDGLKVTIAPED from the coding sequence ATGGCAAAACTCATTGTCGTCAATCGCGAAGGTGAAGAAAAAACGATAGACGTTGATGGCGGCATCAGCGTGATGGAAGCCATCCGTGACAATGGTTATGACGAATTGCTGGCCCTGTGTGGCGGATGCTGCAGCTGCGCGACCTGCCATGTCTATGTCGACCCTTCCTTTGCGGACAAGCTGCCCTCGATGTCCGGTGACGAGGATGACCTGCTCGACAGTTCCGATCACCGCAACGAAACCTCGCGCCTTTCCTGCCAGATCCATATGTCCGCCGATCTCGACGGCCTGAAGGTCACGATCGCTCCCGAAGACTGA
- a CDS encoding cysteine synthase A produces MTAPTIREDTLELIGNTPLVFLKGPSAAAGCAIYGKCEFANPGASVKDRAALWIVRDAEQKGQLKPGGTIVEGTAGNTGIGLALVANALGYKTIIVMPETQSREKMDTLRALGAELVLVPAAPFSNPGHFVHTSRRLAEETEGAIWANQFDNTANRKAHIESTAPELWEQMEGRIDGFTCAAGTGGTIAGVGMGLKAFDENIAIALTDPHGAALYNYYAHGELKAEGNSVAEGIGQGRITANLEGAPIDTQFRISDEEGLEWVARLLREEGLCLGLSSGINVAGAIALGRKLAAEGRENPRIATILCDTGFRYLSSLYNAEWLEAKGLPVFGWLKAPGAAGD; encoded by the coding sequence ATGACCGCACCGACCATCCGCGAAGACACACTTGAACTGATCGGGAACACTCCGCTGGTGTTCCTGAAAGGCCCCAGCGCCGCCGCAGGCTGCGCGATCTATGGAAAATGCGAATTCGCCAACCCCGGCGCTTCGGTGAAGGACCGGGCGGCGCTGTGGATCGTTCGCGACGCGGAGCAGAAGGGGCAATTGAAGCCCGGCGGCACGATTGTGGAAGGCACCGCCGGCAACACCGGGATCGGTCTTGCGCTGGTCGCCAATGCGCTGGGCTACAAGACCATCATCGTCATGCCCGAAACCCAGTCCCGCGAAAAGATGGATACCTTGCGGGCCTTGGGCGCGGAGCTGGTGCTGGTGCCCGCCGCGCCGTTCTCGAATCCCGGCCATTTCGTGCATACATCGCGGCGTCTTGCCGAAGAGACGGAAGGGGCGATCTGGGCCAACCAGTTCGACAATACCGCCAACCGCAAGGCTCATATCGAAAGCACCGCGCCGGAATTGTGGGAGCAGATGGAAGGCCGGATCGATGGTTTCACCTGCGCGGCCGGCACGGGCGGGACGATTGCCGGAGTCGGAATGGGCCTCAAGGCATTCGACGAGAACATCGCCATCGCCCTGACCGATCCGCATGGCGCGGCGCTCTACAATTACTATGCGCATGGCGAATTGAAGGCGGAAGGCAATTCCGTGGCCGAGGGTATCGGCCAGGGGCGCATCACCGCCAATCTCGAAGGCGCGCCGATCGACACCCAGTTCCGCATTTCCGATGAGGAAGGGCTGGAATGGGTCGCCAGGCTTCTCCGGGAGGAGGGGCTTTGCCTCGGGTTGTCGTCGGGGATCAATGTGGCCGGAGCCATTGCGCTGGGGCGCAAGCTGGCGGCGGAAGGCAGGGAAAATCCCCGCATAGCGACTATCCTGTGCGATACCGGATTCCGTTATCTTTCCTCGCTTTACAATGCGGAATGGCTCGAAGCGAAGGGGTTGCCGGTGTTCGGCTGGCTGAAAGCGCCGGGGGCGGCCGGAGATTGA
- the rsmH gene encoding 16S rRNA (cytosine(1402)-N(4))-methyltransferase RsmH — MTGPGARAHIPVLLDEVVAALDPRPGDVIVDATFGAGGYTRRLLDAGAVVHAFDRDPDAIAVAGTWPETVENPPRLILHPRRFSEMVAALAEEGIASVDGVVMDIGVSSMQLDQPGRGFAFSTDGPLDMRMSQDGESAADFVNTADESAIADILFQYGEERQSRRVARSIVAARPLSTTGQLAQVVRKALGYRPGAPKDPATRSFQAIRIHVNAELDELLAGLSAAERLLREGGRLAVVTFHSLEDRIVKRFLRDASGASAGVSRHLPAGQAESAAGAVFARVGKPLRPSEAEIQRNPRARSATLRSAVRTASPARKEAA; from the coding sequence ATGACCGGCCCCGGCGCCAGGGCGCATATCCCAGTCTTGCTGGACGAGGTGGTGGCCGCGCTCGATCCGCGCCCCGGCGATGTCATCGTCGACGCTACTTTCGGTGCCGGCGGATACACCCGCCGCCTGCTCGATGCCGGTGCTGTGGTGCATGCCTTCGATCGCGATCCGGATGCCATCGCCGTGGCCGGAACATGGCCGGAAACCGTGGAAAACCCGCCCCGGCTCATTCTCCATCCCCGGCGCTTCTCCGAAATGGTCGCGGCGCTGGCGGAAGAGGGAATCGCCAGTGTCGACGGAGTGGTCATGGATATCGGCGTTTCCTCGATGCAGCTTGACCAGCCGGGGCGAGGCTTCGCCTTCTCCACGGACGGCCCGCTGGACATGCGGATGAGCCAGGATGGCGAAAGCGCCGCCGATTTCGTCAATACGGCGGATGAGAGCGCGATTGCCGACATTCTGTTCCAATATGGGGAAGAGCGGCAGTCGCGCCGTGTCGCTCGCTCCATTGTCGCCGCGCGGCCGCTGTCGACCACTGGCCAACTGGCTCAGGTGGTGCGCAAGGCGCTGGGCTATCGGCCCGGCGCGCCCAAGGACCCCGCCACGCGCAGCTTTCAGGCCATCCGCATCCATGTGAATGCCGAGCTTGATGAGTTGCTGGCCGGGCTGAGCGCCGCCGAACGTCTGCTGCGCGAGGGTGGCAGGCTGGCGGTGGTTACATTCCACAGCCTCGAGGATCGCATCGTCAAGCGTTTCCTGCGCGATGCCTCCGGCGCTTCCGCGGGGGTATCCCGTCATTTGCCGGCCGGCCAGGCGGAAAGCGCCGCGGGGGCCGTCTTTGCCCGGGTGGGCAAGCCGCTGCGTCCGTCGGAGGCGGAGATCCAGCGCAATCCGCGCGCCCGCTCCGCAACGCTCCGCAGCGCGGTCCGAACCGCCTCTCCGGCCCGGAAGGAGGCGGCGTGA